In Paenibacillus sp. 1781tsa1, one DNA window encodes the following:
- a CDS encoding aminoglycoside N(3)-acetyltransferase produces the protein MESQTRKSIVNDLKSMGVREGMTIIVHSSFKAIGKVIGGPVSVILALEEAVGTNGTIVMPTQTEHLCEPSEHDANLSSEEIEFIKDNMPIYYPDLTPTSYMGIIPEVFRRQDGVFRSSHPHMSFAAWGKDAKRIMEDHNLHYALNEKSPLGKIYDLSGYILLLGAPTNSNTSLHLAEYKQQNTFVKPKVWGVKMLVNGIEQWTTYDDINNESDDFELIFNEFKIQTNAVTEGMVGKAVSYLIPQREMVDYALEWMNRNRREHMKQ, from the coding sequence ATGGAGTCACAAACAAGAAAAAGTATAGTTAATGATTTAAAGTCAATGGGGGTAAGGGAGGGCATGACGATAATCGTTCATTCCTCCTTCAAAGCAATAGGTAAGGTTATAGGCGGCCCGGTAAGTGTTATTTTAGCTCTAGAAGAAGCCGTAGGAACCAATGGAACCATTGTCATGCCCACTCAAACAGAACATCTTTGTGAACCTTCAGAGCATGACGCGAACCTGTCTTCAGAGGAAATTGAGTTCATCAAAGACAATATGCCTATTTATTATCCTGATCTAACCCCAACCTCGTATATGGGCATCATTCCTGAGGTGTTTCGGAGGCAAGATGGTGTGTTTCGAAGCTCACATCCGCACATGTCTTTTGCTGCCTGGGGGAAAGACGCAAAACGGATAATGGAAGATCACAACTTGCATTATGCATTAAATGAGAAATCTCCGTTAGGAAAAATCTATGATTTGAGTGGATACATTCTGTTACTTGGTGCGCCTACAAATAGTAACACCTCCTTACACCTGGCAGAGTATAAACAGCAGAATACATTTGTTAAGCCAAAAGTCTGGGGAGTAAAAATGCTGGTGAATGGGATTGAACAATGGACTACATATGATGATATTAACAATGAATCGGATGATTTTGAATTGATTTTTAATGAGTTTAAGATCCAGACTAACGCTGTTACCGAAGGAATGGTAGGGAAAGCTGTGAGTTATTTGATACCCCAAAGAGAGATGGTTGATTATGCTTTGGAATGGATGAATCGCAACCGAAGAGAACATATGAAGCAGTGA
- a CDS encoding DinB family protein: protein MTKEIEHLLQTFEEWALFVKTMNHLEEKTWNSSMEEGKWTIKSIVSHIMLWDRYYYKEAIEKIALKQPVTFKHLEFEAFNRKAIEYGNRTETSEIINKAITYRYKIMNDIRGLSEEQIHQTYLDAEGNVFYIPQYLKDFIWHDQHHMEPLKVYLSSLEA, encoded by the coding sequence ATGACCAAAGAGATTGAACATTTGCTTCAAACTTTTGAAGAATGGGCGTTGTTTGTCAAGACGATGAATCATCTTGAAGAGAAGACCTGGAATTCCAGCATGGAAGAAGGGAAATGGACGATAAAATCAATCGTAAGTCATATCATGTTATGGGATCGATATTATTACAAGGAAGCAATTGAGAAGATTGCTCTGAAGCAGCCAGTTACGTTTAAACATCTGGAATTTGAAGCGTTTAATCGCAAAGCTATTGAGTACGGGAACCGCACAGAGACGTCTGAAATCATAAATAAGGCGATCACGTACCGCTATAAAATTATGAATGATATTCGAGGGTTATCGGAAGAGCAGATTCATCAGACGTATTTGGACGCTGAGGGGAACGTATTTTATATTCCCCAATACCTAAAAGATTTTATATGGCATGACCAGCATCATATGGAACCGTTGAAGGTATATCTCTCCAGTCTTGAAGCGTAA
- a CDS encoding acetamidase/formamidase family protein produces MSTHKIELTQENLIGSFTNEVTPILSVKSGDSIRFQTLDAGWGTGVSYAERMKPFDRQGEKDGGHALIGPIYIEEVKQGQTLEIIFNEIVPGRYGFTSAGGYPNWQNQKLHLTKVEELSLNWTLDRQTTSGTCEINGKTFTVSLSPFMGVVGMPPEAGGIHTTWPPRYCGGNIDCKELVQGSKLYLPIPVDGGYLAIGDGHARQGDGEVSCQAIECPMELVDITINVIDDMILTNPRAHTPSGWITFGFHEDLNEATVQALDGMLNLMGELYGLDRVEAIALGSAVIDLRITQIVNGVKGVHAVLPHDAFK; encoded by the coding sequence GTGAGTACACATAAGATTGAATTAACTCAGGAAAATCTGATTGGTTCATTTACCAATGAGGTGACTCCTATTTTGAGCGTGAAATCTGGTGACTCTATTCGTTTTCAGACGCTGGATGCGGGCTGGGGAACGGGTGTGAGTTATGCGGAACGCATGAAACCTTTTGATCGACAAGGTGAAAAAGATGGAGGTCATGCATTAATCGGTCCGATCTATATTGAAGAGGTGAAGCAAGGACAGACGTTGGAGATTATTTTCAATGAGATCGTACCCGGGAGATACGGGTTTACTTCCGCTGGCGGATATCCGAACTGGCAGAACCAGAAGTTACATCTAACAAAGGTTGAAGAACTGTCGCTGAATTGGACACTTGATCGTCAAACGACGAGTGGAACCTGTGAAATAAACGGGAAAACCTTCACGGTATCTCTCTCGCCGTTCATGGGAGTAGTGGGAATGCCACCTGAAGCTGGAGGAATTCATACGACTTGGCCGCCACGTTATTGTGGAGGGAACATCGACTGCAAGGAACTGGTGCAGGGAAGTAAATTATACTTACCGATCCCCGTAGACGGAGGTTATCTTGCGATTGGTGATGGTCATGCACGGCAGGGAGACGGTGAAGTCAGCTGTCAGGCTATTGAATGTCCAATGGAGCTTGTCGATATTACGATCAACGTGATTGATGATATGATTTTGACCAATCCTCGTGCACATACGCCGTCTGGCTGGATTACCTTCGGGTTTCATGAAGACCTGAATGAGGCTACGGTTCAAGCATTAGACGGGATGCTCAATCTGATGGGTGAGTTGTACGGACTAGATCGAGTGGAAGCGATTGCACTTGGAAGCGCGGTAATTGACCTGCGTATCACCCAAATTGTGAATGGCGTGAAAGGTGTGCATGCTGTCCTTCCACATGATGCTTTTAAGTAA
- a CDS encoding HAD-IA family hydrolase, which yields MRGRPQIVLDIAGVLLSNMSLTCWKDMIQETNLSAESLKVHFAGIKRKLWTGMMGEEEFWQSLKEMYPELSISRAKDILYNSIVPLPAAQHLERWSESADIHLLSNHCKEWIEPNLSRLSLFTKSITISNQVGLCKPEIEIYQRVETFLAAGEEVLFIDDQEKNLHSAKLLGWETLLADEEGDWVNEVESLLI from the coding sequence ATGAGAGGCAGACCACAGATCGTTTTAGATATCGCAGGTGTTTTGTTAAGTAATATGTCGTTGACGTGTTGGAAAGATATGATTCAGGAAACCAATCTATCCGCAGAATCTTTGAAAGTACATTTTGCAGGAATCAAACGAAAGCTCTGGACAGGAATGATGGGGGAAGAAGAGTTCTGGCAATCGTTGAAGGAGATGTATCCCGAATTATCAATAAGCCGAGCGAAAGACATCTTATACAATTCAATTGTTCCCTTACCAGCCGCTCAACACCTTGAGCGATGGAGTGAGTCCGCCGATATCCATCTGCTCAGCAATCATTGTAAGGAATGGATTGAGCCGAATCTGAGCCGTTTAAGCTTATTTACCAAAAGTATAACCATCTCTAATCAAGTGGGTTTATGCAAGCCTGAGATTGAGATATACCAACGGGTCGAAACCTTCCTGGCAGCTGGAGAAGAGGTTCTATTTATAGATGATCAAGAGAAAAATTTACATTCTGCTAAGCTACTTGGCTGGGAGACTTTACTGGCTGACGAAGAAGGAGATTGGGTTAATGAAGTTGAGTCATTGCTAATTTAG
- a CDS encoding DUF1569 domain-containing protein translates to MKSIFDTINAAEITERMDQLSENSIPKWGTMQVSQMLAHCSAFHDIPLGNAFPPRGLLGRLIGRFAKPMFYNDKPLPHNMSTIPTIIIDDQRQFMAEKEKLEQQINIFQQGVSEKFSRHPHPFFGKLTAEQWGKGIYKHLDHHLKQFGV, encoded by the coding sequence GTGAAAAGTATATTTGATACGATAAATGCTGCTGAAATTACAGAGCGCATGGATCAACTTAGTGAAAATTCCATCCCTAAATGGGGCACGATGCAGGTCTCTCAAATGCTGGCTCACTGTTCAGCATTCCATGATATCCCCTTAGGAAATGCTTTTCCACCTAGAGGATTACTTGGGAGACTTATAGGACGGTTCGCAAAACCAATGTTTTATAATGACAAGCCCTTACCCCATAATATGTCTACGATCCCCACAATCATTATTGATGACCAACGACAGTTTATGGCAGAAAAAGAAAAGCTTGAGCAGCAGATTAATATCTTTCAACAAGGTGTTTCAGAAAAATTCTCCCGCCACCCCCATCCCTTCTTCGGAAAATTAACAGCCGAGCAATGGGGTAAAGGCATATACAAGCATTTAGATCATCATCTAAAGCAATTTGGAGTTTAG
- a CDS encoding class I SAM-dependent methyltransferase, with product MENKETFNLLTHEYERYRPVYPSEMFDDIFTYLNLNKEDPILEVGCGTGQATGGLVSKDYTNITCIELGSNLAQFTADKFKSYPSIQVINTSFEDWNNEGKRFQLIVSGTAFHFIDPEVGYHRAWELLENTGGIGLFWTIHVPVYDQLHNEIRSHYIALAPHLDDSQYPSPAQVIQQRKEFTERSGLFADITVKEYNWIQSCSSEEYVALLNTNSKHQQLSIDVRRSLLERVKESIDAAGGTIEKQHKVALFLGKKKV from the coding sequence ATGGAAAATAAGGAAACGTTTAATCTCTTAACACATGAATATGAACGATATAGACCCGTATATCCGAGTGAAATGTTTGATGATATTTTTACATACCTGAATCTTAATAAAGAGGATCCCATTCTTGAGGTTGGATGCGGAACGGGGCAGGCCACAGGCGGATTGGTGAGCAAGGATTATACAAACATCACCTGTATTGAATTAGGCAGTAACTTGGCACAGTTCACCGCAGACAAATTCAAGTCATATCCATCGATTCAAGTAATCAATACTTCCTTTGAGGACTGGAATAACGAAGGAAAGCGATTTCAATTGATTGTGTCAGGAACGGCCTTTCACTTCATTGATCCGGAAGTTGGTTACCACCGGGCATGGGAATTGCTAGAGAATACAGGCGGCATTGGACTTTTCTGGACGATTCATGTACCGGTCTATGACCAGCTGCACAATGAAATTCGTTCCCACTACATAGCATTAGCACCTCATCTGGATGATTCTCAATATCCTTCTCCTGCACAAGTCATTCAGCAGCGTAAAGAATTCACTGAGCGATCCGGCTTGTTCGCGGATATTACGGTTAAGGAGTATAACTGGATACAGTCCTGTTCCAGCGAAGAGTATGTAGCTCTGTTAAATACAAATTCCAAACATCAGCAGCTTTCTATTGATGTTCGACGTTCACTTCTGGAGCGAGTCAAAGAATCCATTGATGCTGCAGGTGGAACGATAGAGAAACAACATAAGGTTGCTCTTTTTCTAGGGAAGAAAAAGGTCTAA
- a CDS encoding methyltransferase domain-containing protein, which yields MSDPRSTYSIQTAVLSLQEELERLKIQAVMGWSKEFRNLEWYGLKNGMRVLEVGSGPGYITEQLLNSLPDSELTSLEIDRSLQAQAKERLKDIPSKRLQFVDSSIYQMDLPDDSFDFVVARLIFLHLNNPDEAAKEIYRVLKPGGRLAIIDVDDGVFGAVNPDVPALHTVLMKISDYVAQHGGNRLIGRSLPRLLSGSGYIDVDIDSVLHHSDVLGIEGFKQQFNLNRFVHFAEKGVISSEEFAQLQQASEAINHSPEAYAMMNFITACGTKPLT from the coding sequence ATGAGTGATCCGCGTTCAACATACAGTATCCAAACGGCAGTGTTAAGTTTACAAGAGGAATTAGAGAGGTTAAAGATACAGGCGGTAATGGGGTGGTCCAAAGAATTCAGAAATCTAGAGTGGTATGGTTTGAAAAATGGAATGCGTGTATTGGAGGTCGGAAGCGGACCAGGTTACATTACAGAACAACTATTGAACAGTCTGCCGGACAGCGAGCTTACCTCGCTTGAGATTGATCGTTCACTGCAAGCACAAGCCAAAGAACGGCTGAAAGATATTCCTTCCAAGCGATTGCAATTTGTAGATTCTTCCATCTACCAGATGGATCTGCCGGATGATTCTTTTGATTTTGTGGTGGCAAGACTTATCTTCCTTCACTTGAACAATCCTGACGAAGCTGCAAAAGAGATATATCGTGTACTGAAGCCTGGCGGCCGTCTTGCCATTATTGATGTGGATGACGGCGTTTTTGGAGCAGTGAATCCTGATGTTCCTGCTTTACATACGGTATTAATGAAAATTTCGGACTATGTGGCACAACACGGCGGTAATCGCTTAATTGGCAGAAGTCTGCCGCGTCTCCTTTCTGGGAGCGGATACATCGATGTTGACATTGATTCTGTGCTTCATCATAGTGATGTACTGGGCATCGAAGGTTTCAAGCAGCAGTTTAATCTTAATCGTTTTGTACATTTTGCTGAAAAAGGTGTGATCAGTTCGGAGGAATTTGCTCAGCTGCAACAAGCTTCTGAAGCGATAAATCATTCGCCGGAAGCCTATGCGATGATGAATTTCATTACAGCTTGCGGCACGAAGCCATTGACATAG
- a CDS encoding phosphotransferase — MNHDILLNRFPNVNIVKLTGGYTNTTLLLEGTDPKMIAKIYHLENTDARTEISTLSLLNHSGVTPRVHDCFEKENWLFVLMDYVPGINAQMLLDEEGLDQGRKIYEQLGIYLARDVHSIKRYDYEAVLPVITKSAMDVEELEFVPSGIKSMVKEVLNISDHREQTLIHGDYGPHNVMLSNDSMFILDWEWAGWGNPLFDIAWVVWFVHLHYPHMAKDLSEVFLNAYTERTNIEVTNDLIRAYSTSNVIQIMNRIKNAHPDVHREWLRRLEWTLQASFNKT, encoded by the coding sequence GTGAATCATGACATCTTGTTAAACAGATTTCCGAATGTGAACATTGTTAAACTAACAGGTGGTTATACCAATACGACCCTTTTACTTGAGGGAACTGATCCGAAGATGATTGCTAAAATCTATCATTTAGAAAATACAGATGCAAGGACAGAAATAAGCACGCTAAGTTTGTTAAATCATTCTGGCGTGACTCCGCGAGTGCATGATTGCTTTGAAAAAGAAAACTGGCTGTTTGTTTTGATGGATTACGTTCCAGGAATAAATGCACAGATGCTGCTGGATGAAGAAGGACTTGATCAAGGCAGGAAAATTTATGAGCAGCTTGGTATATATCTCGCCAGAGACGTGCACTCCATCAAACGATATGATTACGAAGCAGTGTTGCCAGTCATAACGAAGTCCGCTATGGATGTGGAGGAACTTGAGTTTGTACCCTCCGGAATCAAAAGCATGGTAAAAGAAGTGTTGAACATTTCCGATCATAGGGAGCAAACTCTGATTCACGGAGATTACGGACCACATAATGTCATGTTATCCAACGATTCAATGTTCATTTTGGATTGGGAGTGGGCAGGATGGGGCAATCCATTGTTTGATATCGCATGGGTGGTGTGGTTTGTGCATCTTCATTATCCTCACATGGCAAAGGATCTGTCAGAAGTCTTCTTAAATGCATATACAGAACGTACAAATATTGAAGTAACCAATGATCTAATTCGGGCATATTCCACATCCAATGTAATACAGATCATGAACCGAATCAAGAATGCTCATCCAGATGTACATAGGGAGTGGCTGCGCAGATTAGAATGGACACTGCAAGCGAGCTTTAACAAGACTTAA
- a CDS encoding GNAT family N-acetyltransferase, protein MIHLKRVSVDNWYACTQLEVSEEQKNSFPAPVVYWIAESKVVEDFQPMAIYFDSKLVGFAVYSDRPDHEDNYWLLALMIDTKYQGRGYGREALRKLINLMKESLKCKRIMIGHRPENGIAGNLYESIGFHRVSEGLIDGEVVRLLRCE, encoded by the coding sequence ATGATTCATTTAAAACGTGTCTCGGTAGATAATTGGTATGCATGTACTCAACTGGAAGTATCTGAAGAGCAGAAAAATAGTTTTCCCGCGCCGGTTGTATATTGGATTGCTGAATCCAAGGTAGTTGAAGACTTTCAACCCATGGCCATCTATTTTGATTCGAAATTAGTTGGATTTGCGGTGTACTCAGATCGGCCGGATCATGAGGATAACTATTGGCTTCTTGCTCTAATGATAGATACCAAATATCAGGGCAGAGGTTATGGAAGAGAAGCGCTTAGGAAGTTGATTAATCTAATGAAGGAATCGCTGAAATGCAAACGCATTATGATTGGACACAGGCCGGAAAATGGTATCGCCGGTAATCTGTATGAATCCATTGGTTTTCACCGAGTAAGTGAAGGGTTGATTGATGGCGAAGTTGTTCGGCTTCTAAGATGCGAGTAG